In Gemmata obscuriglobus, a single genomic region encodes these proteins:
- a CDS encoding DUF2617 family protein: protein MGGALIRPPVAELLFRLYDRPLHPELFDAVAARAVARDGAQLTVRITRTGHALSWSRGRTHVEEVITTAAAELPGAGLWLTRRFDGSQSRRVELAGARYQVSAQVEVLAPEQFVHVHAELLADGARKGLVFHCRENNRVGLSPLGAVIAEALPRALSVHAFHTFPDEFAVVKTQSLIEYAD, encoded by the coding sequence ATGGGTGGCGCGCTGATCCGACCGCCGGTCGCGGAACTGCTGTTCCGACTCTACGACCGGCCGCTCCACCCCGAGCTGTTCGACGCGGTGGCCGCCCGCGCCGTCGCCCGCGACGGCGCGCAGCTCACCGTTCGCATCACGCGCACCGGGCACGCGCTGAGCTGGTCGCGGGGCCGCACGCACGTCGAAGAGGTCATCACGACGGCCGCGGCCGAGTTGCCCGGCGCCGGGCTGTGGCTGACCCGGCGGTTCGACGGCTCCCAGAGCCGCCGGGTCGAACTCGCCGGCGCCCGGTATCAGGTGTCGGCGCAGGTGGAGGTGCTGGCGCCCGAACAGTTCGTTCACGTCCACGCCGAGCTGCTGGCGGACGGCGCGCGGAAGGGGCTGGTGTTCCACTGCCGGGAGAACAACCGCGTGGGGCTGTCGCCGCTCGGTGCGGTGATCGCCGAGGCGCTGCCGCGGGCGCTCAGCGTTCACGCGTTCCACACGTTCCCGGACGAGTTCGCGGTGGTGAAGACGCAGTCGCTCATCGAGTACGCGGATTAG
- a CDS encoding bifunctional transcriptional activator/DNA repair enzyme AdaA, which yields MPTTAETVSLIGELCDYIRANLDSPRTLAQLGQQVGLSPAHLQRVFTRVVGLSPRRFADACRLQLLKSKLKEGDTVTTAMTAAGYGSSSRLYERAAGQLGMTPGQYQKGAALVIRFTTAQCELGRVFLAATDKGICWLGFADTDAAGEAALRAEFPRAALERADGPLAPWVGELQKHLAGAQPHLDLPLDVRATAFQRRVWDALLAIPYGETRSYKQVAEAIGAPDACRAVARACATNPVAVIVPCHRVIGTNGTLTGYAGGLHRKKKLLEIEAKREQPQ from the coding sequence ATGCCAACGACCGCGGAAACGGTGTCGCTGATCGGCGAACTGTGCGACTACATCCGGGCGAACCTCGATTCGCCGCGCACACTCGCGCAGCTCGGCCAGCAGGTCGGGCTGAGCCCCGCGCACCTCCAGCGCGTGTTCACGCGGGTGGTCGGGCTGAGCCCGCGCCGGTTCGCGGACGCGTGCCGGCTCCAGCTCCTCAAATCGAAGCTCAAAGAAGGTGACACGGTGACGACCGCGATGACCGCCGCCGGGTACGGCTCCAGCAGCCGGCTGTACGAGCGCGCCGCGGGCCAGCTCGGGATGACGCCCGGCCAGTACCAGAAGGGGGCCGCGCTGGTGATTCGCTTCACAACCGCGCAGTGCGAGCTCGGTCGGGTATTTCTCGCGGCAACGGACAAAGGGATCTGCTGGCTCGGGTTCGCCGACACCGACGCGGCGGGCGAAGCGGCGCTCCGCGCGGAGTTCCCGAGGGCCGCACTCGAGCGCGCCGACGGGCCGCTCGCCCCGTGGGTCGGCGAGCTTCAAAAGCACCTGGCGGGGGCGCAACCGCACCTGGACCTGCCGCTGGACGTGCGGGCTACGGCGTTCCAGCGCCGGGTGTGGGACGCGCTGCTCGCGATCCCCTACGGCGAGACGCGGAGCTACAAGCAGGTGGCCGAAGCGATCGGTGCCCCGGACGCGTGCCGGGCGGTGGCGCGGGCGTGCGCCACCAACCCGGTCGCGGTGATCGTCCCGTGCCACCGGGTGATCGGCACGAACGGCACGCTGACCGGCTACGCCGGCGGCCTGCACCGCAAAAAGAAGCTGCTCGAAATCGAGGCCAAGAGGGAGCAGCCGCAGTAG
- a CDS encoding nucleotidyltransferase domain-containing protein: protein MLASDRADNLPPNFLIPVGTQVVLRYERRVPGTERTKLAGTVGEVAEAPESNDRPYLVRFLDGAAFRLKFGELLVRRKDHSVEATATAGPDVSAFVVYRVMLGSRAFGLATESSDEDRRGVFLPPADWHWSLTKPPEQVEFFGDGVEETDWEIEKFVRLALQANPNILETLWSPVVLHADETGDELRRVRTAFLSKHLYRTYSGYVLSQFRLMKKGFATDRRYKPKHAMHLIRLLHSGIHALRDGDIRVDVAEHRDELLAIRKGDVPFEAVEARALELDRVFQEAFAATTLPERPDTDRANRFLIAARRRRV from the coding sequence ATGCTCGCATCCGACCGGGCCGACAACCTGCCGCCGAACTTCCTCATCCCGGTCGGGACGCAGGTGGTGCTGCGGTACGAGCGCCGGGTGCCCGGCACGGAACGGACCAAGCTCGCCGGCACGGTGGGCGAGGTGGCCGAGGCGCCCGAGTCCAACGACCGCCCGTACCTCGTGCGGTTCCTCGACGGCGCGGCCTTCCGCCTGAAGTTCGGCGAGTTGCTCGTGCGCCGCAAGGACCACAGCGTCGAGGCGACGGCGACCGCCGGGCCGGACGTGTCGGCGTTCGTGGTGTACCGCGTGATGCTCGGGTCGCGGGCGTTCGGCCTCGCCACCGAGTCGTCCGACGAGGACCGCCGCGGCGTGTTCCTGCCGCCCGCGGACTGGCACTGGTCGCTGACCAAGCCGCCGGAGCAGGTCGAGTTCTTCGGCGACGGCGTCGAGGAGACCGACTGGGAGATCGAGAAGTTCGTGCGGCTGGCACTTCAGGCGAACCCGAACATCCTGGAGACGCTCTGGTCGCCGGTGGTGCTCCACGCCGACGAGACCGGCGACGAACTGCGCCGCGTCCGCACCGCGTTCCTGTCCAAGCACCTGTACCGCACGTACTCCGGGTACGTGCTGTCGCAGTTCCGGCTGATGAAGAAGGGGTTCGCGACCGACCGGCGGTACAAGCCGAAACACGCGATGCACCTGATCCGGCTGCTGCACAGCGGCATCCACGCGCTGCGGGACGGCGACATCCGCGTCGACGTGGCCGAGCACCGCGACGAGCTGCTGGCGATCCGGAAGGGGGACGTGCCGTTCGAGGCGGTGGAGGCGCGGGCGCTGGAGCTGGACCGCGTGTTCCAGGAGGCGTTCGCGGCCACGACGCTCCCGGAGCGGCCGGACACGGACCGCGCGAACCGCTTCCTGATCGCGGCCCGCCGCCGCCGGGTCTAA
- a CDS encoding HTTM domain-containing protein, translating to MASEAPSITAPEPVYRTPWQRWVGFWFPAADPTTLGFIRVTTGLLVLYIHIAYSIDLQQFFGKHGWYAAAYIERERHEYPWQVSPFWSWDPESVVPAKVPEFPHRRKAVVDFIRALPAEEAKRKASLEFLRRVSDSDNPEIPVLALNWFQDMRTFPERRDRYLAALVSGQVPAAQPDQPPTPAPPAFFAALPAAERERVANDVRAFWDVLPARDTGARAYVLNHFVELGPELRRALVHFLYTLPNDPAEREKKIEYLDYWNNEADKALRTGHKVFSVWFHVTDPTQMALIHACALLAILLFTIGLFTRVTSVLTWIAVVCYIHRSQQILFGMDTMMNILLFYLMVGNSGAALSVDRLVARYRAARAGLARSGGTLPPATRAFLDAPPPSRSAGLALRLIQVHFCFIYVAAGLSKLKGGAWWDGRALWDVVVNPEFTLMQYEWYEKALRAGASIKPLYYAVTVLGVWGTLFIEVAGPFLLWTRLRWLIILLATAMHAFIAVLMGLNLFELLMIIMLVAFLPDQVIRDRLRGGPALPRLKLAFAPGSAAATRAAALTVAVDAENQVALVPDPGAAAPVLTDSQGTRTTGPHGVGALFRSLRLLAPLSFVLWVPGVRGGLARRLFPSPAAAPQPAAPTAAS from the coding sequence ATGGCCTCTGAAGCGCCGTCCATCACCGCCCCCGAGCCCGTGTACCGGACCCCGTGGCAGCGGTGGGTCGGGTTCTGGTTCCCGGCCGCGGACCCGACCACCCTCGGGTTCATCCGCGTCACCACCGGCCTCTTGGTGCTGTACATCCACATCGCGTACAGTATCGATTTGCAGCAGTTCTTCGGCAAGCACGGGTGGTACGCGGCCGCGTACATCGAGCGCGAGCGGCACGAGTACCCGTGGCAGGTGTCGCCGTTCTGGTCGTGGGACCCGGAGTCGGTGGTGCCCGCCAAAGTGCCCGAGTTCCCGCACCGCCGCAAGGCGGTCGTGGACTTCATCCGCGCCCTGCCCGCCGAGGAGGCGAAGCGCAAGGCGTCGCTGGAGTTCCTGCGGCGCGTGAGCGACAGCGACAACCCGGAGATTCCGGTGCTGGCGCTGAACTGGTTCCAGGACATGCGCACGTTCCCGGAGCGCCGGGACCGGTACCTGGCGGCGCTGGTCAGCGGCCAGGTGCCCGCGGCGCAGCCGGACCAGCCGCCCACCCCGGCCCCGCCCGCGTTCTTCGCCGCGCTCCCGGCCGCCGAGCGCGAGCGGGTCGCCAACGACGTCCGCGCGTTCTGGGACGTGCTCCCGGCCCGCGACACCGGCGCCCGGGCGTACGTGCTCAACCACTTCGTCGAGCTCGGGCCGGAGCTGCGCCGCGCGCTGGTCCACTTCCTGTACACGCTGCCCAACGATCCGGCCGAGCGCGAGAAGAAGATCGAGTACCTGGACTACTGGAACAACGAGGCGGACAAGGCGCTGCGCACGGGGCACAAGGTGTTCTCCGTCTGGTTCCACGTCACCGACCCGACCCAGATGGCCCTGATCCACGCGTGCGCCCTGCTCGCCATCCTGCTGTTCACGATCGGGCTGTTCACCCGCGTCACCTCGGTCCTCACCTGGATCGCGGTCGTGTGCTACATCCACCGGTCCCAGCAGATCCTGTTCGGGATGGACACGATGATGAACATCCTGCTGTTCTACCTGATGGTGGGGAACAGCGGGGCGGCGCTCTCGGTGGACCGGCTCGTCGCCCGGTACCGCGCCGCGCGGGCCGGCCTCGCGCGGTCGGGGGGCACGCTCCCGCCCGCGACGCGGGCGTTCCTCGACGCGCCCCCGCCGTCCCGCTCGGCGGGGCTGGCGCTGCGGCTGATCCAGGTCCACTTTTGCTTCATCTACGTGGCCGCCGGGCTGTCGAAGCTGAAGGGCGGGGCGTGGTGGGACGGGCGGGCGCTGTGGGACGTGGTGGTGAACCCCGAGTTCACCCTGATGCAGTACGAGTGGTACGAGAAGGCGCTGCGGGCCGGCGCGAGCATCAAGCCGCTGTACTACGCGGTCACCGTGCTCGGGGTCTGGGGCACGCTGTTCATTGAGGTCGCCGGCCCGTTCCTCCTGTGGACCCGGCTCCGGTGGCTCATCATCCTGCTCGCGACCGCCATGCACGCGTTCATCGCGGTGCTGATGGGGCTGAACCTGTTCGAACTGCTGATGATCATCATGCTGGTCGCGTTCCTGCCCGATCAGGTGATCCGCGACCGGCTCCGCGGCGGCCCGGCCCTGCCCCGGCTGAAGCTCGCGTTCGCCCCGGGCTCCGCCGCCGCCACCCGCGCCGCGGCCCTGACGGTTGCGGTCGACGCCGAAAATCAGGTGGCCCTCGTCCCCGACCCGGGCGCGGCGGCGCCGGTGCTGACCGACTCGCAGGGGACACGGACCACCGGCCCGCACGGGGTCGGGGCGCTGTTCCGGTCCTTGCGGCTGCTCGCGCCTCTGTCATTCGTGCTGTGGGTCCCGGGGGTGCGGGGGGGGCTGGCGCGCCGGCTCTTCCCGTCACCGGCGGCCGCGCCCCAGCCGGCCGCGCCGACCGCCGCGAGTTGA